The Mesorhizobium sp. B1-1-8 genome contains a region encoding:
- a CDS encoding c-type cytochrome, whose product MVRLKHVAIGAVGLPILILLGAWIGFFNVGASSGHWKVTAWFLQFAMRSAVRTYALAVDAPKTLDRRGLPAAAGHFARGCAICHGAPGQLRSPAVLRMLPQPPDLALTVRDWTDAQLFRIVKHGIRFTGMPAWPARDRDDEVWAMVAFLRELPKLDANEFRALSFDGSDATGSDRQPAVPDALADCTRCHGSDGGGRGGLVPALAGQKEPYLIASLRAYAKGDRTSGFMALPVTGIAPDEMAALARHFAALPPVPGDHDQIPAETISRGQHIAEVGIPEKNVPACSGCHTGPNRNPIYPRLDGQHAAYLEEQLKLFRSEGRGGTQFWRIMATAAQRLTDDDIRAVSSYFASRSEGPQ is encoded by the coding sequence ATGGTCCGGCTGAAGCACGTCGCCATCGGCGCCGTAGGTTTGCCTATTCTCATACTGCTCGGAGCATGGATCGGCTTTTTCAATGTCGGTGCCAGCAGCGGCCATTGGAAGGTGACGGCCTGGTTCCTTCAATTCGCTATGCGCTCGGCCGTACGCACCTATGCTTTGGCAGTGGACGCCCCTAAAACTCTCGACAGGCGGGGGCTGCCGGCGGCAGCCGGCCATTTTGCGCGAGGCTGCGCGATCTGCCACGGCGCACCTGGCCAGCTCCGTTCGCCGGCGGTGCTGCGTATGCTTCCGCAACCGCCGGATCTCGCACTGACGGTCAGAGATTGGACCGACGCCCAGCTTTTTCGGATCGTCAAGCATGGAATACGTTTCACGGGCATGCCCGCCTGGCCGGCCCGCGACCGTGACGACGAGGTCTGGGCAATGGTTGCCTTCCTGCGGGAACTCCCGAAACTCGATGCGAACGAATTTCGAGCGCTGTCCTTCGATGGCAGCGATGCAACCGGCAGCGACCGCCAACCTGCCGTTCCAGATGCACTCGCCGACTGCACGCGCTGCCATGGCAGCGACGGCGGGGGCCGTGGTGGTCTCGTGCCTGCGTTGGCCGGGCAGAAAGAACCCTACCTGATCGCCAGCCTCCGGGCTTATGCCAAAGGCGACCGCACGAGCGGCTTCATGGCTCTGCCGGTGACCGGCATCGCTCCTGACGAAATGGCTGCGCTTGCCCGGCATTTTGCCGCACTGCCGCCGGTCCCGGGGGATCACGATCAAATCCCGGCGGAGACCATCAGCAGGGGACAGCATATCGCGGAGGTCGGAATTCCAGAAAAGAACGTGCCCGCCTGTTCCGGCTGCCATACCGGCCCCAACCGAAATCCGATCTATCCGCGGCTTGACGGCCAGCATGCGGCTTATCTCGAAGAGCAACTGAAGCTGTTCCGGTCCGAGGGCCGAGGCGGCACCCAGTTCTGGCGTATCATGGCGACGGCAGCCCAACGCCTCACGGATGACGACATACGGGCAGTATCGAGCTATTTCGCCAGTCGATCTGAAGGCCCGCAATAG
- the coxB gene encoding cytochrome c oxidase subunit II, with amino-acid sequence MLSLFVKACERGASALAGLLGAAGGAAFISGCVGEQSALDPHGRQADALVVLFWAFTAVLGLVWLVTMAGLLLALTRRREGRGEPAEARPAVKRPMLIAFAAMLTSTIIILSGLAVLSFGGQRTIFGGEAGAALTISVIGHQWWWQVRYEGDGGFETANEIRIPVGTPVDINLATADVIHSFWIPSLAGKLDLIPGKMNELRIEASKPGIYRGQCAEFCGQQHAHMAIFVVALEPHEFERWRADQARPATSMAQLATQHAVGSKGAARPATLLESSQ; translated from the coding sequence GTGCTCTCGCTGTTTGTGAAAGCCTGCGAAAGGGGCGCGAGCGCGCTGGCCGGCCTCCTGGGTGCCGCCGGTGGCGCCGCTTTCATCTCGGGCTGCGTCGGCGAGCAGTCGGCCCTTGATCCGCATGGCCGGCAGGCCGACGCGCTGGTTGTTCTGTTCTGGGCCTTTACGGCGGTGCTCGGACTTGTCTGGCTCGTTACCATGGCCGGCTTGCTCTTGGCGCTAACGCGTCGGCGGGAAGGTCGCGGCGAACCGGCAGAAGCGCGTCCAGCCGTAAAACGGCCGATGCTTATCGCCTTTGCTGCGATGCTTACATCGACCATCATCATTCTCTCAGGCCTGGCCGTGCTCAGCTTCGGCGGACAAAGGACGATTTTCGGGGGTGAGGCCGGGGCTGCGCTGACGATCTCGGTCATCGGACACCAGTGGTGGTGGCAGGTGCGCTACGAAGGAGACGGCGGCTTCGAGACGGCAAACGAGATTCGCATCCCGGTTGGAACCCCGGTCGATATCAATCTCGCAACGGCCGATGTCATCCACTCGTTTTGGATACCAAGCCTCGCCGGCAAGCTCGATCTCATCCCCGGCAAAATGAACGAGCTCCGCATAGAGGCGAGCAAGCCTGGCATATACCGCGGCCAGTGTGCCGAATTCTGCGGTCAGCAGCATGCGCATATGGCCATCTTCGTCGTGGCGCTGGAGCCGCATGAATTCGAACGCTGGCGCGCCGATCAAGCCAGGCCGGCGACGTCGATGGCTCAGCTTGCGACGCAACACGCCGTCGGCTCAAAAGGAGCGGCTCGACCTGCCACTCTGTTGGAGAGCTCGCAATGA
- the ctaD gene encoding cytochrome c oxidase subunit I, whose translation MSPAVKQRHDIRDADLGDEELQARLSKTWGTARGLIGALSAVDHKIIGIRYAVTAFVFLLAGGILAIIMRLQLARPDSHLVDAELYNQLFTMHGTTMMFLFGVPVGEAFAVYLVPLMVGTRNIAFPRLNAFSYYVYLFGGLMLWGGFALSIRPDVGWFSYVPLASLDFTPGKGPDYWAQMITFTEVAALAVSVEIVVTVLKQRAPGMTLDRIPLFVWTMLVHSFIIIFAMPAVMLASSMLIMDRLVGTQFFNANAGGDPLLWQHLFWFFGHPEVYIIFLPGTAFVSAIVATFSRRPVFGYLPMVLSLIAIGFLSFGLWVHHMFVTGLPQVGAAFFTASSMAIAIPNGVQIFCWIATLWDGKPVLKAPLIFVLGFFFIFVVGGLSGVMLASVPIDTQVHDTYFVVAHFHYVLIGGTLFPLVAAVYYWFPKVTGRLMDERLGKWQFALAFIGFNTAFFPMHLLGLLGMPRRVYTYPAEMGWGGLNLLASAGALLFFASFLLMFYNIVASARSGAAAGDNPWGADTLEWATTSPPQPQNFDRIPYVTSGSPLWDHGNDKLVISGLKVDERELVVTSITEAQPDIREESPAPSIWPFLAALATAVAFIGSIYTPWAITWGSPVVAIVLVAWFWPKTAEENA comes from the coding sequence ATGAGCCCTGCGGTTAAACAGCGTCATGATATCCGCGATGCCGATCTGGGCGACGAGGAACTGCAGGCACGATTGAGCAAGACCTGGGGCACGGCGCGCGGCCTGATCGGCGCCCTCTCGGCAGTCGATCATAAGATCATCGGGATCCGCTACGCCGTGACCGCCTTTGTCTTCCTGTTGGCCGGCGGCATCCTGGCGATCATCATGCGGTTGCAGCTTGCGCGGCCGGACAGTCATCTCGTTGACGCCGAACTCTACAACCAGCTTTTTACCATGCATGGCACGACGATGATGTTCCTGTTCGGAGTGCCGGTCGGCGAGGCGTTCGCCGTCTATCTGGTGCCGCTCATGGTCGGCACCCGCAACATCGCCTTTCCGCGTCTCAACGCCTTCTCCTACTACGTCTATCTCTTCGGCGGCCTGATGTTGTGGGGCGGATTCGCGTTGAGCATCCGCCCGGACGTCGGCTGGTTCTCCTATGTGCCGCTCGCGAGCCTGGATTTCACCCCGGGCAAAGGCCCCGACTATTGGGCGCAGATGATCACTTTTACCGAAGTCGCCGCGCTCGCCGTATCGGTGGAGATCGTCGTCACGGTTCTGAAGCAGCGCGCGCCGGGCATGACGCTTGACCGTATCCCGCTCTTCGTGTGGACGATGCTTGTCCATTCCTTCATCATCATTTTCGCCATGCCGGCGGTCATGCTCGCCTCGTCGATGCTGATCATGGATCGGCTGGTCGGCACGCAGTTTTTCAATGCCAATGCAGGCGGCGACCCGCTGCTTTGGCAGCACCTTTTCTGGTTCTTCGGCCACCCGGAAGTCTACATCATCTTCCTGCCCGGGACCGCGTTCGTGTCGGCGATCGTTGCAACGTTCTCCAGACGGCCGGTTTTCGGTTATCTGCCTATGGTGCTGTCGCTGATCGCTATCGGCTTCCTGTCCTTTGGCCTGTGGGTACACCATATGTTTGTAACGGGCCTGCCGCAGGTGGGCGCGGCATTCTTCACCGCCTCCAGTATGGCAATAGCCATTCCGAACGGCGTTCAGATATTCTGCTGGATCGCTACGCTCTGGGACGGCAAGCCGGTGCTCAAGGCGCCGCTGATCTTTGTGCTCGGCTTCTTCTTCATCTTTGTCGTCGGCGGGCTTTCGGGCGTCATGCTGGCGTCGGTGCCGATCGATACGCAGGTGCACGACACCTATTTTGTCGTCGCCCATTTCCACTATGTGCTGATTGGCGGCACCCTGTTTCCGCTGGTCGCGGCGGTCTATTACTGGTTCCCGAAGGTGACGGGGCGGCTGATGGACGAGCGGCTCGGCAAATGGCAGTTCGCCCTCGCCTTCATCGGCTTCAACACCGCCTTTTTTCCCATGCACCTGCTCGGCCTGCTTGGCATGCCGCGCAGGGTCTATACCTATCCCGCCGAGATGGGCTGGGGCGGGCTCAACCTGCTCGCCAGCGCCGGTGCGCTGCTGTTCTTTGCAAGCTTCCTGCTGATGTTTTACAACATCGTCGCCAGCGCCCGCTCCGGTGCCGCCGCCGGCGACAATCCCTGGGGTGCCGACACGCTGGAATGGGCGACCACGTCGCCGCCTCAGCCGCAGAATTTCGACCGCATTCCCTATGTCACAAGCGGCTCGCCGCTCTGGGATCACGGCAACGACAAGCTGGTGATCAGCGGCCTCAAGGTCGATGAGCGCGAACTGGTCGTCACAAGCATCACCGAGGCTCAGCCCGATATTCGCGAGGAATCGCCGGCGCCCTCAATCTGGCCCTTTCTGGCGGCATTGGCCACCGCCGTTGCCTTCATCGGTTCGATCTATACGCCATGGGCGATTACCTGGGGTTCGCCTGTCGTGGCGATTGTGCTCGTCGCCTGGTTCTGGCCGAAGACCGCCGAGGAGAACGCCTAG
- a CDS encoding cytochrome c oxidase subunit 3, whose amino-acid sequence MARSVMDVSGLPTYAFGSRVTPWWGTFSFCLLEGTGFALGIGGYLYLAVTNKHWTKDAVPLHLDWSALFTLVLVASALPNFLTKRAAMRENLRAVRLLLLVMSAVGLVLVALRILEFSALPVRWSDNAYGSFVWLLLGLHGVHVLTDVADTLVLTVLMFTRHGMGKRFSDAEDNAFYWYFVVLSWFPLYAVLYWLPRF is encoded by the coding sequence ATGGCTCGCAGCGTTATGGACGTCTCCGGTTTGCCGACCTATGCCTTCGGCTCGCGTGTCACCCCCTGGTGGGGCACCTTCTCGTTCTGTCTGCTGGAGGGAACCGGCTTCGCGCTCGGCATTGGCGGCTATCTCTACCTTGCCGTCACCAATAAGCATTGGACGAAGGACGCGGTTCCTTTGCACCTGGACTGGTCCGCGCTCTTCACGCTGGTCCTGGTCGCCAGCGCGCTGCCGAATTTCCTGACAAAGCGAGCAGCGATGCGGGAGAATTTGCGCGCGGTCCGTCTGCTGCTGCTGGTCATGAGCGCGGTCGGCCTGGTGCTTGTGGCGCTACGCATCCTGGAATTCTCGGCCCTGCCGGTCCGCTGGAGCGACAATGCCTATGGTTCCTTTGTCTGGCTCCTGCTCGGCCTGCACGGCGTGCATGTGCTGACCGACGTCGCCGACACGCTGGTCCTGACCGTGCTGATGTTCACGCGGCACGGGATGGGTAAACGCTTCAGCGATGCAGAGGACAATGCGTTCTACTGGTATTTCGTCGTGCTGTCGTGGTTCCCGCTTTACGCGGTGCTCTATTGGCTGCCGAGGTTCTGA
- a CDS encoding cytochrome c oxidase assembly protein, giving the protein MAAEVLMRVVPATCEARSLGLLVAVQCMVLAPAVAFAHGAHQETGGWSVSGTIVIPFGVVLLLYSAGVARLWRHAGVGRGVAWWQLACFATGWALLVAALVSPLHELGERLFTAHMIEHEVLMVAAAPALVLSRPLGVMLWAFSRAVRRHLGGAVRWAFLRMIGRGLTEPASATILHGLAIWVWHMPVLFNAALASEPVHWLQHFSFLASALLFWWALLNGRARRKSRGASVFYLFFTSMHCGLLGAIVALSKNQIFLGNDSAAPQWNLTALQDQQLGGLIMWVGASVFYLAAALILAALWIGSGSPAQKKSASAS; this is encoded by the coding sequence TTGGCTGCCGAGGTTCTGATGCGGGTTGTTCCTGCCACTTGCGAGGCGCGGTCGCTCGGGCTGCTCGTTGCGGTGCAGTGCATGGTGCTGGCGCCGGCCGTCGCATTCGCGCATGGCGCGCATCAAGAAACTGGCGGCTGGTCCGTCTCCGGCACGATCGTCATCCCGTTTGGCGTTGTGCTGCTACTCTACAGCGCCGGCGTTGCACGGCTTTGGCGGCACGCGGGAGTGGGGCGCGGCGTCGCCTGGTGGCAATTGGCCTGCTTCGCGACGGGGTGGGCACTGCTGGTCGCGGCTCTTGTGTCGCCGCTGCATGAACTGGGCGAGCGGCTCTTTACGGCGCACATGATCGAGCACGAGGTGTTGATGGTCGCCGCGGCTCCTGCGCTCGTTCTGTCGCGGCCGCTCGGCGTCATGCTATGGGCGTTCTCACGCGCTGTACGGCGGCACCTTGGCGGGGCCGTGCGATGGGCCTTTTTGCGGATGATAGGACGAGGCCTGACCGAGCCGGCCTCCGCGACGATTCTCCACGGCCTCGCCATCTGGGTGTGGCACATGCCCGTCCTGTTCAATGCCGCACTTGCGAGCGAGCCGGTCCACTGGCTGCAGCATTTCAGCTTCCTGGCAAGCGCGCTGCTCTTCTGGTGGGCCTTGCTTAATGGCCGCGCGCGCCGCAAAAGCCGCGGCGCGTCGGTGTTTTATCTGTTCTTCACCTCCATGCATTGCGGCCTGCTCGGCGCGATAGTGGCCCTGTCGAAAAACCAAATCTTCCTTGGAAACGATTCAGCTGCGCCGCAATGGAACCTGACGGCGCTTCAGGACCAGCAGCTTGGGGGCTTGATCATGTGGGTCGGCGCCAGCGTGTTCTATTTGGCGGCCGCATTGATCCTGGCGGCGCTTTGGATCGGAAGTGGGTCGCCCGCACAGAAGAAGTCGGCCAGCGCGAGTTGA
- a CDS encoding DUF3309 domain-containing protein — translation MSLGTILIIILILLLIGAIPTWPYSSGWGYGPSGLLGVILIILVIMALMGRI, via the coding sequence ATGAGTCTCGGCACAATCCTCATTATTATCCTGATCTTGCTGCTGATCGGCGCAATCCCCACCTGGCCGTATTCGTCGGGCTGGGGCTACGGGCCTTCGGGCCTGCTCGGTGTCATACTTATCATCTTGGTGATCATGGCGCTCATGGGCCGGATTTGA
- a CDS encoding glycosyltransferase — MTKALDIVFLGLSLSSSWGNGHATTFRGLLRALNKLGHRITFLERDVPWYAHHRDLRDPDFCHLRYYDTVPELRRNHERDLRQADVVVVGSFVPEGRAVIDDLASLCTGQFCFYDIDTPVTLARVAEDDCDYLARRQIPYFDVYFSFTGGPTLERLQLEFGARRAEPLYCSVDPERHHRNRNTIEWDLGYLGTYSPDRQQTLETLLLEPARRLPDRRFVVAGSQYPHDIAWPDNVERIEHLPPAEHAGFYSRQRYTLNVTRTSMIAAGWSPSVRLFEAAACGTPIISDCWPGLDSFFPATAIQTAGSADDVTGILLGQSDRARHSMARQAHSLVLAKHTGAARAREFTSALTQARSVRPVLDLDVESAA, encoded by the coding sequence ATGACAAAGGCACTCGACATCGTGTTCCTGGGTCTTTCGCTGTCCTCTTCCTGGGGCAACGGCCATGCGACGACTTTTCGGGGACTGCTGCGGGCGCTCAACAAGCTCGGCCATCGCATCACGTTCCTGGAACGCGACGTGCCCTGGTACGCGCATCACCGCGACCTGCGCGACCCGGATTTTTGCCACTTGCGCTATTACGACACGGTCCCAGAGCTCCGCCGCAACCATGAACGAGACCTTCGGCAGGCCGATGTCGTGGTCGTCGGCTCGTTTGTGCCTGAAGGCAGGGCGGTCATCGACGACCTCGCTTCGCTGTGCACCGGGCAATTCTGTTTCTATGACATCGACACGCCGGTGACGCTGGCCAGGGTTGCCGAAGATGATTGCGACTATCTCGCCCGCCGGCAGATACCCTATTTCGATGTCTATTTCTCCTTCACGGGCGGACCGACCCTCGAACGCCTGCAGCTCGAATTCGGCGCGCGTCGGGCCGAACCGCTATACTGCTCCGTCGACCCCGAGCGGCACCACCGAAACCGAAATACGATCGAATGGGATCTGGGCTATCTCGGCACCTACAGTCCGGACCGCCAGCAGACCCTGGAAACGCTTCTGCTCGAGCCAGCGCGTCGTCTCCCGGATCGACGTTTCGTCGTCGCGGGCTCGCAATACCCGCACGATATTGCCTGGCCCGACAATGTCGAGCGGATCGAGCACCTGCCGCCCGCCGAGCATGCCGGGTTCTATAGCCGGCAGCGATACACGCTGAACGTGACACGCACCTCGATGATCGCAGCCGGATGGTCGCCCAGCGTCCGGCTTTTCGAAGCCGCGGCATGCGGAACGCCGATCATCAGCGATTGCTGGCCCGGCCTCGACAGTTTCTTTCCGGCTACGGCGATACAGACGGCCGGCAGCGCAGATGATGTGACGGGAATCCTTCTGGGGCAGTCTGACCGCGCCAGGCACTCTATGGCCAGGCAGGCCCATTCGCTGGTCCTGGCAAAACACACCGGAGCCGCTCGAGCACGAGAGTTCACATCCGCGCTTACGCAGGCAAGATCGGTACGTCCGGTGCTCGATCTGGATGTCGAAAGTGCAGCATGA
- a CDS encoding glycosyltransferase, with protein sequence MKIAFYGSSLLSSYWNGAATYYRGLLKALSRRGYDIVFYEPDAFDRQKHRDIEVPDWCNVVVYEATPDALMQAASCAAQADIVVKASGVGFEDEALLSAVLDHAGPDALTVFWDVDAPATLSELRSHPGHPLHEALKRIGLVLTYGGGDPVVRDYRALGAAECVPIYNALDPETHHPVAMDSRFACDLAFLGNRLPDREARVDSFFLEPARALAGQSFLLGGSGWGDKLLPANVSWLGHVGTRDHNAFNVTPKAVLNINRDSMASNGFSPATRVFEAAGAGACLITDAWVGIEMFLAPGEEILVARDGADVAEIMCTLTPRRAKAIGAAALRRVLAEHTYTLRAELVDAIFKAHFERRTVEAAE encoded by the coding sequence ATGAAAATCGCCTTTTACGGGTCCAGCCTGCTGTCGTCCTACTGGAACGGCGCCGCTACCTATTATCGCGGCCTGCTGAAGGCGCTTTCCCGGCGCGGTTACGACATCGTCTTCTACGAGCCGGACGCCTTTGACCGGCAGAAGCACCGTGACATCGAGGTTCCCGACTGGTGCAACGTCGTCGTCTACGAGGCGACGCCGGATGCGCTGATGCAGGCCGCTTCATGCGCTGCGCAGGCTGACATCGTGGTCAAGGCAAGTGGTGTCGGCTTTGAAGACGAAGCGCTGTTGAGCGCAGTGCTGGACCACGCTGGCCCGGACGCGCTGACGGTGTTCTGGGACGTCGACGCCCCGGCGACGCTCAGCGAATTGCGGAGCCATCCCGGCCATCCTCTCCACGAAGCGCTGAAGAGGATCGGCCTCGTGCTGACCTATGGCGGCGGCGATCCCGTCGTGCGGGATTATCGCGCTCTTGGCGCGGCCGAATGCGTGCCGATCTACAACGCGCTCGATCCCGAAACGCATCACCCTGTCGCGATGGACTCCCGCTTTGCTTGCGATCTGGCCTTCCTTGGCAATCGCCTGCCGGACCGCGAGGCGCGGGTCGATTCCTTCTTTCTCGAGCCCGCCCGTGCCCTGGCCGGCCAAAGCTTCCTGCTCGGCGGGTCCGGCTGGGGTGACAAGCTATTGCCTGCGAATGTCTCCTGGCTCGGCCACGTCGGTACGCGCGACCACAACGCCTTCAACGTCACCCCGAAGGCGGTGCTGAACATCAACCGCGACAGCATGGCCAGCAACGGCTTTTCGCCGGCAACGCGGGTGTTCGAGGCGGCAGGCGCCGGTGCATGCCTTATCACGGATGCCTGGGTCGGCATCGAGATGTTCCTGGCGCCCGGCGAGGAAATCCTGGTCGCGCGGGACGGCGCCGATGTCGCCGAGATCATGTGCACGCTCACGCCACGGCGAGCGAAGGCGATCGGCGCGGCGGCGCTTCGGCGCGTTCTGGCCGAGCATACCTACACGCTAAGGGCTGAACTGGTTGACGCAATTTTCAAGGCGCATTTCGAGCGCCGGACCGTGGAGGCCGCAGAATGA
- a CDS encoding glycosyltransferase, whose amino-acid sequence MHFVFYTHSIVSDWNHGNAHFQRGIMRELVAGAHHAIALEPADGWSRSNLLAEQGPFAVERFRKDFPELMPVTYDASFDHEAWIAGADVVIVHEWTDPELVARIGRARLNGGNFTLLFHDTHHRAVSATQSMSALNLEHYDGVLVFGETLRESYLRAGWGKRAFTWHEAADERLFKPFPDVDPVSDLVWIGNWGDDERSAEIQEFLVEPAGELGLSGTVHGVRYPAQARAALADAGLRHEGWIANADVPKAFAQHSVTVHIPRRPYREHLPGIPTIRMFEALACGIPLISAPWSDAEGLFRPGKDFLFARGGTEMRRHLRDVLHDACLAKALAAAGLETILARHTCRHRADELFDILAACGNRRAADRVPAKEAAA is encoded by the coding sequence ATGCATTTCGTATTCTACACCCATTCCATTGTATCCGACTGGAACCACGGCAATGCGCATTTCCAGCGCGGCATCATGCGCGAGCTTGTCGCGGGCGCGCATCATGCGATCGCGCTCGAACCCGCGGACGGTTGGAGCCGTTCGAACCTGCTGGCCGAGCAAGGCCCCTTCGCCGTCGAGCGTTTCAGGAAGGACTTTCCCGAGCTGATGCCGGTGACCTACGACGCGTCCTTCGATCACGAGGCCTGGATTGCGGGCGCGGATGTGGTGATCGTCCATGAATGGACCGATCCGGAGCTTGTCGCGCGTATCGGGCGGGCCAGGCTCAATGGCGGCAATTTCACGCTGCTGTTCCACGACACGCATCACCGCGCCGTATCGGCGACGCAGTCGATGTCGGCGCTGAATCTCGAGCACTATGACGGCGTCCTGGTATTCGGCGAGACACTGCGGGAGAGCTATCTTCGCGCCGGCTGGGGCAAACGGGCTTTCACCTGGCATGAGGCGGCGGACGAACGCCTGTTCAAGCCATTTCCCGACGTCGATCCCGTATCCGACCTGGTCTGGATCGGCAACTGGGGCGATGACGAACGCAGCGCCGAAATCCAGGAATTCCTTGTCGAACCGGCAGGCGAGCTTGGCCTGTCGGGAACCGTTCATGGCGTGCGCTACCCAGCGCAAGCACGGGCCGCGCTCGCCGACGCCGGCTTGCGTCATGAGGGTTGGATCGCCAATGCCGACGTCCCGAAGGCGTTCGCGCAGCATAGCGTCACAGTGCACATCCCGCGCCGGCCCTACCGGGAACACCTGCCCGGCATTCCCACGATCCGCATGTTCGAGGCATTGGCCTGCGGCATCCCCCTTATCTCGGCGCCATGGTCGGACGCCGAAGGGCTGTTCCGCCCCGGCAAGGACTTTCTCTTTGCCCGCGGCGGCACCGAGATGCGCCGGCACCTGCGCGACGTGCTGCACGACGCCTGCCTTGCGAAGGCTCTGGCGGCAGCAGGACTGGAAACCATTCTCGCGCGGCACACATGCCGGCACCGCGCCGACGAATTGTTCGACATACTCGCCGCATGCGGCAATCGCCGTGCGGCCGATAGGGTGCCGGCAAAGGAGGCCGCCGCATGA
- a CDS encoding glycosyltransferase family 4 protein, whose amino-acid sequence MLQSLIHRPRRILMTTDAVGGVWRYSLDLARELTARGHSVMLAGLGPRPSQEQAQEAQSFATLAWLESPPDWMTRNESDLDGLPGELRKLATAYAADLVHLNAPAQAAKVDLPCPVLAVSHSCVVTWLHAVRGQTPSGSWAWQKDRNRAGFNRADIVVAPSRSHADMLEACYGPVERLSVVHNSALPGPIAVRREPFVLAAARWWDEGKNAAVLDAAAAITEWPVYAAGPLDGPDGQTAHLDHCIALGSIGHAQVRQRMARAGIFVSTSIYEPFGLAALEAAFSGAPLVLADTATYRELWDGAAMFFDKHDPHALAGCIAHLSRDEGLRRQLGRRAARRARKYSPHAQATAMSEIYDRAAMAVAGR is encoded by the coding sequence ATGCTGCAATCATTGATCCATCGCCCGCGGCGCATCCTGATGACCACCGACGCCGTGGGTGGGGTCTGGCGCTATTCGCTGGACCTGGCGCGCGAACTCACCGCCCGAGGCCACAGCGTTATGTTAGCCGGGCTGGGGCCTCGGCCTTCCCAGGAGCAGGCGCAAGAGGCGCAATCCTTCGCAACGCTCGCATGGCTCGAGAGCCCTCCGGACTGGATGACGCGCAACGAGAGCGATCTCGACGGCTTGCCCGGCGAGCTTCGCAAGCTTGCAACGGCCTATGCGGCGGACCTCGTTCATCTTAACGCTCCGGCCCAGGCCGCCAAGGTCGATCTGCCCTGCCCCGTCCTCGCGGTCTCGCATTCCTGCGTCGTGACGTGGCTGCATGCCGTGCGCGGTCAAACCCCGAGCGGCAGCTGGGCCTGGCAGAAAGACCGCAACAGGGCCGGTTTCAATCGCGCAGATATTGTGGTGGCGCCCAGCCGAAGCCACGCCGACATGCTTGAGGCCTGCTACGGGCCGGTAGAGCGGTTGAGCGTCGTCCACAACAGTGCACTTCCCGGCCCGATCGCCGTGCGGCGCGAGCCTTTCGTCCTGGCCGCCGCCCGCTGGTGGGATGAAGGAAAGAACGCTGCTGTGCTGGATGCCGCGGCTGCAATCACTGAATGGCCGGTGTACGCAGCCGGTCCGCTCGACGGGCCGGACGGGCAGACGGCGCATCTCGATCATTGCATCGCGCTCGGCTCGATCGGCCATGCCCAAGTACGTCAGCGGATGGCGCGGGCCGGCATTTTCGTTTCGACATCGATCTACGAGCCCTTCGGCCTTGCCGCTCTGGAAGCCGCGTTCTCGGGCGCGCCGCTGGTCCTCGCCGACACTGCGACGTATCGCGAGCTCTGGGACGGCGCGGCTATGTTCTTCGACAAGCATGATCCGCATGCGCTTGCCGGATGCATCGCCCATCTCTCCCGCGACGAAGGCTTGCGGCGCCAGCTCGGCCGGCGCGCCGCCCGTCGCGCGCGCAAATACTCGCCGCACGCGCAGGCGACCGCGATGAGTGAAATCTACGATCGCGCGGCGATGGCCGTTGCGGGGCGCTGA